A stretch of the Ischnura elegans chromosome 5, ioIscEleg1.1, whole genome shotgun sequence genome encodes the following:
- the LOC124159542 gene encoding uncharacterized protein LOC124159542, producing the protein MKKGLMCETCTNAVYCKPDSKNPGKFNEESPTTCTGDFSCDELSGGCVVNGVCRYNDKFHCPRTDSTDTITYPDPYDCKKYYTCEGKTATSVSCKDKTAFDPKQRKCVDDSGDLCKDYPVPLCKEKGQSGVIAGTNYSYECIQGFAGDGTEFLYPMFNPEDSATTTPTTTASSATATTASTANDTTTAATASTPSSANPSETTTIGTTSTQPGYKCPGVGNYADPSNCKCFHMCYMYAGKIQEKYTCCRDGSYFSPDAQRCIAGNDC; encoded by the exons ATGAAGAAGGGACTCATGTGCGAGACTTGTACAAATGCGGTGTACTGTAAACCAGATTCGAAAAACCCTGGTAAATTTAATGAAGAATCACCCACGACATGCACGGGTGACTTCTCGTGCGACGAGCTATCCGGAGGATGCGTTGTCAATGGAGTTTGCAG GTACAATGACAAATTCCATTGCCCGCGAACCGACAGCACAGACACAATCACATATCCAGATCCGTACGACTGCAAGAAGTACTACACGTGCGAGGGAAAAACGGCTACATCAGTATCCTGCAAAGATAAAACTGCGTTCGACCCTAAGCAGAGAAAGTGCGTTGACGACAGTGGGGATCTGTGCAAAGACTATCCGGTGCCGCTGTGCAAAGAGAAAGGTCAGAGCGGAGTGATCGCGGGCACCAATTATTCATACGAGTGTATCCAGGGTTTCGCTGGCGATGGTACCGAATTTCTCTACCCGATGTTTAACCCGGAAGATTCCGCTACAACAACCCCGACAACAACTGCATCATCAGCCACGGCAACAACTGCATCAACTGCAAATGATACAACAACTGCAGCAACTGCAAGTACACCGAGTTCTGCGAACCCAAGTGAAACTACTACAATAGGAACGACCTCGACTCAGCCGGGGTACAAGTGTCCTGGAGTGGGAAATTATGCGGATCCGTCGAATTGCAAGTGCTTCCACATGTGCTACATGTACGCCGGGAAAATACAAGAGAAATACACTTGTTGCCGTGACGGTTCCTACTTCAGTCCGGACGCTCAGCGGTGCATCGCAGGAAACGATTGTTGA